A single genomic interval of Thermus hydrothermalis harbors:
- a CDS encoding HAD family hydrolase produces MLKALLFDLDGTLADTDPLHLLAWREVLKPFGLAVDRDFYQRRISGRLNPEIVRDLLGLEGEEAARLIEAKEARFRELAQGLKPTPGLYELLQEAEAKGLLWGVVTNAPKENARHVLQALSLEPPLLVLAEEVGRGKPDPLPYRVALEQLGVAPEEALAFEDSPSGVRSAVGAGIPTYALLTGHGAESLLEAGAKAVIWTFNESLPLLRLE; encoded by the coding sequence ATGCTTAAGGCCCTCCTCTTTGACCTAGACGGAACCCTGGCGGACACCGACCCCTTGCACCTCCTCGCCTGGCGGGAGGTCCTAAAACCCTTTGGGCTCGCCGTTGACCGGGACTTTTACCAAAGGCGCATCTCCGGCCGGCTAAACCCGGAGATCGTGCGGGACCTCTTGGGGCTAGAGGGCGAGGAAGCCGCTCGCCTCATAGAGGCCAAGGAGGCCCGCTTTCGGGAGCTCGCCCAGGGGCTTAAGCCCACCCCGGGGCTTTACGAGCTCCTTCAAGAAGCGGAGGCCAAGGGGCTCCTTTGGGGGGTGGTCACCAACGCCCCCAAGGAAAACGCCCGCCACGTGCTCCAGGCCCTTTCCTTGGAGCCCCCCCTCCTCGTCCTGGCGGAGGAGGTGGGCCGGGGGAAGCCCGACCCCCTTCCCTACCGGGTAGCCCTGGAGCAACTGGGGGTGGCCCCGGAGGAGGCTCTGGCCTTTGAGGACTCCCCTTCCGGGGTGCGGAGCGCCGTGGGGGCCGGCATCCCCACCTACGCCCTCCTCACGGGGCACGGGGCGGAAAGCCTCCTGGAGGCGGGGGCCAAGGCAGTCATTTGGACCTTTAACGAGAGCCTGCCGTTGTTGCGTCTGGAATAG
- a CDS encoding AAA family ATPase, with translation MQAAFSLDPLEGLLPAKEVPLLVLVGLTGVGKSTLVEALGLPRLPDRRELVDRYVLPRYGAKPPVPREERFRYTRLFREEFPGGVAEVLARGYVEARGLLLFDGLRGEKEVAFALMHLPRAHFVVLHAREATRLKRLLSRQDAFDRVDLKPEEWADLQALAEGVLAREELEEALALAPLEEVLAKLKIVAEEKKNYDPEGPLRLLKGQPRALILDTERLTPEEEVARVLGFLREKGLLE, from the coding sequence ATGCAGGCGGCCTTTTCCCTGGACCCCTTAGAGGGACTCCTTCCCGCTAAAGAGGTGCCCCTTCTGGTTCTGGTGGGCCTCACGGGGGTGGGGAAGAGCACCCTGGTGGAGGCCCTGGGCCTCCCCCGGCTTCCCGACCGCCGGGAGCTCGTGGACCGGTATGTCCTCCCCCGCTACGGGGCGAAGCCCCCTGTTCCCCGAGAGGAGCGCTTCCGCTACACCCGGCTTTTCCGGGAGGAGTTTCCGGGCGGGGTAGCGGAGGTCTTGGCCCGGGGGTACGTGGAGGCCAGGGGCCTTCTCCTCTTTGACGGCCTCAGGGGGGAGAAGGAGGTGGCCTTCGCCCTCATGCACCTGCCCCGGGCCCACTTCGTGGTCCTCCACGCTCGGGAGGCCACCCGCCTCAAGCGCCTCCTTTCCCGCCAGGACGCCTTTGACCGGGTGGACCTGAAGCCGGAGGAATGGGCGGACCTCCAGGCCCTGGCCGAGGGGGTGCTCGCCCGGGAGGAGCTGGAGGAGGCCTTGGCCCTTGCCCCCTTGGAGGAGGTCCTCGCCAAGCTCAAGATCGTGGCGGAGGAGAAGAAAAACTATGACCCCGAAGGCCCCTTGCGCCTCTTAAAGGGGCAACCCCGGGCCCTCATCCTGGATACGGAAAGGCTCACCCCGGAGGAGGAGGTGGCGAGGGTCTTGGGCTTCCTACGGGAGAAGGGGCTTCTAGAATAG
- a CDS encoding carbohydrate ABC transporter permease, with product MRRLPLVLFSLPALLTLGVFVLYPFLDVIRFSTWEWSGLSEPKPVGLKNYRDLLLDPAFWGSLWVTLKFMLLALPLFVGLSLGLAVALEGAPYERFAKSLLFLPGLVTLGGATLSWYTLFTPEYGALAQFLPIPPWDREGFWALAMVVLFTLWRHLGYGVLVASARLKAIPKTLLEAAYVDGAGPWEAFRYVILPLMRPAVAFLVVVGTILSLQSYAAVFLLTRGGPYGATRVLGYYLYEAGFENFRLGYAAAVTVVILLLTLLFAYAQLKLLRYGEE from the coding sequence GTGCGCCGCCTGCCCTTAGTCCTCTTTTCCCTTCCCGCCCTCCTCACCCTGGGGGTCTTCGTCCTCTACCCATTTTTGGATGTAATCCGTTTTTCCACCTGGGAGTGGTCGGGCCTTTCCGAGCCCAAGCCCGTGGGGCTCAAAAACTATAGGGACCTCCTCCTAGACCCCGCCTTCTGGGGAAGCCTCTGGGTGACGCTCAAGTTCATGCTCCTGGCCCTTCCCCTTTTCGTGGGGCTTTCCCTAGGGCTTGCCGTGGCCCTGGAAGGGGCGCCTTACGAGCGCTTCGCCAAAAGCCTCCTCTTCCTCCCCGGGCTCGTCACCCTGGGCGGGGCCACCCTCTCCTGGTACACCCTCTTCACCCCGGAGTACGGGGCCTTGGCCCAGTTCCTCCCCATCCCCCCGTGGGACCGGGAGGGGTTCTGGGCCTTGGCCATGGTGGTCCTCTTCACCCTCTGGCGGCACCTGGGCTACGGGGTCCTGGTGGCCTCGGCAAGGCTCAAGGCCATCCCCAAAACCCTCCTGGAGGCCGCCTACGTGGACGGGGCGGGGCCTTGGGAGGCCTTCCGCTATGTAATCCTCCCCCTCATGCGGCCGGCGGTGGCCTTTTTGGTCGTGGTGGGCACCATCCTCTCCCTCCAATCCTACGCCGCCGTCTTCCTCCTCACCCGGGGCGGGCCCTACGGGGCCACCCGGGTCCTGGGGTACTACCTCTACGAGGCGGGCTTTGAGAACTTCCGCTTAGGCTACGCCGCCGCCGTCACCGTGGTCATCCTCCTCCTCACCCTGCTTTTCGCCTACGCCCAGCTAAAGCTCCTCCGCTACGGGGAGGAGTAG
- a CDS encoding enolase C-terminal domain-like protein has protein sequence MATLKDFRLIPFRIPLKSPLRWGKASELAVLEHALLEVELSDGSVGRAEVAIRPTIYGETLGSVEAGLRYLWPRLKGLEADDQEAIRRVLEAFPFNFGLKGALDTAIWEAWARSEGEELYQVLKPAKHRVRVAYILGLGGEEEVLADARLAYGAGVRVFKVKVGRDLEGDTRRIACLQEAFPDVDLYADANEALSPKDAERYLEAWKALGLRYVEEPLPIEEVEARRRLREKKILPLIADDSAMTPQDLKRELILDTFDVLNLKPARTGITWTLEMLALAREKGKKAMVGSQAQSSFGAYQSALLAFQQGVTEPSELAFHLKAEGGFFPFPALREGWLYWEDLVEGRFDEAAFAQYAF, from the coding sequence ATGGCGACCCTAAAGGACTTCCGCCTCATCCCTTTCCGTATCCCCCTAAAGTCCCCCTTGCGCTGGGGGAAGGCCTCGGAGCTAGCCGTCTTGGAGCACGCCCTTTTGGAGGTGGAGCTCTCCGATGGCTCCGTGGGCCGGGCGGAGGTGGCCATCCGGCCCACCATCTACGGGGAGACCTTAGGAAGCGTGGAGGCGGGGCTTCGCTACCTCTGGCCCCGGCTTAAGGGCCTCGAGGCGGACGACCAGGAGGCCATCCGCAGGGTTCTGGAGGCTTTCCCCTTCAACTTCGGCCTCAAGGGGGCCCTGGACACCGCCATCTGGGAGGCCTGGGCCCGGAGCGAGGGGGAGGAGCTTTACCAGGTCCTCAAGCCCGCCAAGCACCGGGTGCGGGTGGCCTACATCCTGGGCCTGGGTGGGGAGGAGGAGGTCTTGGCGGACGCCCGCTTGGCCTACGGGGCGGGGGTTAGGGTCTTCAAGGTAAAGGTGGGGCGGGACCTGGAGGGGGACACGAGGCGTATCGCCTGCCTCCAGGAGGCCTTCCCGGACGTGGACCTCTACGCCGACGCCAACGAGGCCCTTTCCCCCAAGGACGCCGAGCGCTACCTGGAGGCCTGGAAGGCCCTGGGCCTCCGCTACGTGGAGGAGCCCTTGCCCATAGAGGAGGTGGAGGCGCGGAGGCGCCTTAGGGAAAAGAAAATCCTCCCCCTCATCGCCGACGACTCGGCCATGACCCCTCAGGACTTAAAGCGGGAACTCATCCTGGACACCTTTGACGTCCTGAACCTAAAGCCCGCCCGCACCGGCATCACCTGGACCCTGGAGATGCTCGCCCTGGCCCGGGAAAAGGGCAAGAAGGCCATGGTGGGGAGCCAAGCCCAAAGCTCCTTTGGCGCCTACCAGTCCGCCCTCCTCGCCTTCCAGCAGGGGGTGACGGAGCCTTCGGAGCTCGCCTTCCACCTCAAGGCGGAAGGGGGCTTCTTCCCCTTCCCCGCCCTCCGGGAGGGGTGGCTTTACTGGGAGGACCTGGTGGAGGGCCGCTTTGACGAGGCGGCTTTTGCCCAGTACGCCTTCTAG
- a CDS encoding bioflim formation protein, translating into MKRALAFLFLLGLALAQAPAYPENTLGVGYAPDKGAYLQGSLLLPFNPLGIDTGLDAEALLSPSPEVYALLKANLFPGLVLGDFYTSLGLGLDLRYPLGAHVGPVASLELPGGALSGTLGLGYQTGSGLHLAWGLGLRLYLEPIALEAATSDRFPFRLSLLYLF; encoded by the coding sequence ATGAAGCGCGCCCTGGCTTTCCTCTTCCTCCTGGGCCTGGCCCTGGCCCAGGCCCCGGCCTACCCGGAAAACACCCTGGGCGTGGGCTACGCCCCGGACAAGGGAGCCTACCTGCAAGGAAGCCTTCTCCTCCCCTTTAACCCCTTGGGGATTGACACCGGGCTAGACGCCGAGGCCCTCCTTTCGCCAAGCCCCGAGGTCTACGCCCTCCTTAAGGCCAACCTTTTCCCCGGGCTTGTGCTGGGAGACTTCTACACCTCCTTGGGTCTCGGGCTTGACCTGCGCTACCCCTTGGGGGCCCACGTGGGGCCGGTGGCGAGCCTGGAGCTTCCGGGAGGAGCCCTTTCCGGCACCTTGGGCCTTGGGTACCAGACGGGTAGCGGGCTCCACCTGGCCTGGGGGCTAGGGCTCAGGCTCTACCTGGAGCCCATCGCCCTCGAGGCCGCCACCTCGGACCGCTTTCCCTTCCGCCTAAGCCTCCTCTACCTCTTCTAG